Within the Megalops cyprinoides isolate fMegCyp1 chromosome 10, fMegCyp1.pri, whole genome shotgun sequence genome, the region GGGTGGATGTTTGAGGCTTAGGTTCAGGTTGAtcgtgcttgtgtgttttttgataaTGACGCAGTCACCCCCCGGAAATTATATCCGGGTTTAATTTCTGGAGAAACAGAAGCTCTAGGTTGTGCAAATTTACAACAGGAACCATTTCTGATAAGGTGAACAACAGTACAGACTTTGTTTCCCACAAGCGGCACAGTGGCAGATGGAGAAGCTAGACGCTGTGAAAAGGTAAGTTTCAGGAATGACTTATACTTATAAATACAGATATTATAAATACTGTCACTCACTGTagtaatactgtactgtaataatTAACTAActagaataaaatattttcatggcaCTTCACATACAGcgatcagaaaacaaacagtgaaagtCAAACaagctgtcagggctcaggcagggactcaggcgcggaccacgggagcttcgggttccaagcgtctttgatagaatcgtgaggcagaatcgttaatcagaaaacgggcagggtcgaaaaccggaaggcagtccgtggacagagcgaggatcgggaaacgggagcaggcaaggtcgggaaccggacaggcaggcgatcaggcgaacgagacaaggaggcaggcaaaaaacgaggtctgggaaaaagcagggtcaaaaaacgagaaaccggcagacagaagcaaaacgcaaacggcggggacgaaacaggcgaaaaacactgtgacgaactagcaacaggacagggaaaagcagggaagatatagggcagggcagacgagggaatgggaagcaggtgtgcaggcaatcaggcgggcggagaccgggcggggagcggggcaggactaaaacacaaggaaaacaaaagcacatgggcaaaggaaaaaacaaaaacacaacagctaaggaggcggagcactgacacaaacagaaGCAATACTAGCATACGCGGGTAGCAAGGATACaacttcaaattaaaatgatgtgaagagtcaaaatgttaaataaaagttTCAAATAGTTTTCTCAGAGGAGTACGGTGTTGTGCCCACAGCAGCACCCTCAGTACTCCCCCAATGTATGTCATCCCATCGATTGTTATGTTTGCTGtgtattcaaaaacaaaacaaataaactccACACTAGCGTAGCATTTTAActtgtatcttactgacctcttgtaaaACCTTACGatgtctactcttagcatagtgatgcacttatttgtaaggGTAAGAACGTCAGCTAAATGATGCAATATAATGAGTAGTATTGATTtagcaattacatttttatattcagcGTGCAGGAGTGTCGGTGTAACAAACTCAGTGTTAGCTTGTACTTCTctgtgagaggggaggggtttggCACCTATTTTCAGAATCACACTATGATATTACCAGAGAACCAGAAGGGGGTGGCAGAGACTGAAGCAAGCTCTCTAAGAGGCTGACAATGGAAAGGACCACACATCCCCAGAAccaacaggaggaggaggtggaaaaTGTGGAGAAAGAGGtaaaaaagaaggagaaggatGAGCAGAAGGATGGAGTAAAGAAAGTAGAGAAGAGGAAAgatgaggtggaggagaaggaggagaaggtggaggaaAACCAGGGAGGAGAGGCAAAGAGGGTGGAGGTGAAAGAGGAGCAAGATGCCAAGGGGAAGAGGGTGGAGAACAAGCAGCACCAGGTGGTGGAGGACACATTTCACCAGGGCAAAGATGTGAGTACATTTTCCCAAGGTCTGTCTCTCCAGGAACAGTCACCACTGGAACGGTCTCCCCAGGAGCACCTTTGTTACAATCAGCCTCAGCAGGATCAGTCTACCCTGACACAGTCACACCGGAAACAACTACCTAAGGAGCAGCCTCACCAGGAACAGTCACCAAAGGAACAGCATCACCAGGAACAGTCAGCAATGGAACAGGCTCCACAGGAACAGCCACTGAAGGAAGAAGCTCCACAGGAACAGCTGTCAAAGCAACAGCCTCACCAGGAACAGCCACCAAAAGAACAGCCTCGCCAGGATCAATCTGACCAGGCTCAGTCCTTCCAGGGTGACGTGAAGGACAAGGGTAGGCTCACGGTTCTGACTTGGAACATCGACGGGCTGGACCCAGAGGATATCTTGGAGCGTCTCAAGGAACTTATCTCCACCCTGCAAAAGTAAGAGTTGCACTATCCTTCACACATTGAGGCTAGCCACGTCAGGGCAGCAGGTGCTCATCTCACCACTGCTTTCAAGCTAGATgatacattcattttgcagggGCTCATGGCAATGACATGTAACTGATTGACCAGGGTTACACTCACATTTCTTCAGAAATTGTCATTACCCATTAGCCTCAGAGGTCTGTTGTTGAACATCGATCATTGCTGTTGAGGTCTACTGTTACTCAAAGCTCTACGGCCAGAATTATCACATGCTAATGTAATTTTTCTGGGCTAGCCATACTTCAGAAACCTGTTTTCTCTCAATGAATAAACTTAGTTTGAACTATAAATCTGCTAGTTTGTATCTTGAAATCAATTGTGCTGTAAATACGATTGTGACACTTTGATGCTGTTTATGTAGAGGACTGCCTAAAATGGCATGCGCTGCCATTGTCACCATCTGTCTTTTCCCTCAAAAGGTACTGTCCAGATGTCATACTGTTGCAAGAACTTATCCCACCGATTGTACCAACCTTGCTGAAGTGCTTGAAGACATATGACTTTCTCAGAGGTATGGGCTGTGTAGTAACATTGTTAGTTTTAACTGCTGAGACTACTGCAGTTAAAActactgctttttttccctctcaaaTCTGAAAACAGAACATGCAGTAGCTCAATGGACAGCATATGACAAAGCATTGACCAGTAAGTACACACTGAATACACATGTTGTATAGTACATGTATAATGGATAATACACTTATGCACTGGTTATTTGTGCCAAACACTTAAATGAGGTTTTCCACAGTCTACCCTTTCAGTTGTGGTTGAACCAGTAACCCTGATCTTCTATAGGTCAAACCTCTGTTTACGATGTGGTCACCTATTATTTCCCTTACTACATTAGGATCAGCAGACAGCCCAGGTCTGACCGCATGTTCTTGACTCCAGCTTCAACCATAACCGTGACCACCATTACAAGCACTACTACACACACAACCTCAACCACAACCTTGTTTGTCGAACTACCTGCTCCGTATTTTCACACTACTTCTGTTTTGCACtttcagcttttaaaacagTGCTGATATGACCATATCATAGTGGTGTCCTCTAtttgacacacacagataaggCAAATCTTAGTGAAGAGTACAGACATTTCTAAAAGAAATACTAATCAGAAGCTTTGCCATAAGGAAAATACAATGTGGAATGTTCTTTTAACTTAAGgactgtcattttcaaaattgaaaGGGAGTcttaaaaattatatttctgaTGTCAGCTACTGAAACTCTTAAGAGTTTTGCAAAACTTGGATTTTGGAGTGATTATATGAATGAAGAGTTTTGAAAACATTCTAGACTGtgcatcatcaaaaaaaaaaactggttgaAGTGGTTGATAACGACTCCATTCACTTTTTGATTTGACTATCTagataattttaaaaattgcttaGTATGACAATTAAATGAACTGTATGTACATTTTCGAATGAAACAACGTTCAAAATACTACATTTGAAAAGTTTGATTGATTTCTAAAAGGACAATGACTCAAAGCTTTAATTGGTTATCCTACAAAATGAACCTGTTGATCAGTTAAACCTTACATCCTAGGTGTTTACATCTATTCCGTATCGTAACTTTAAATTCCCATTTCAGGGAAAGAAAGTGGTTACTTCACTGGCATAATGCTGAGAAAGTCACGGGTGCAGCTCCTGCAGAAAGACATAGTGAATTATCCCACCACCGAAATGGGCAGGAACCTGCTAATGGCACAGGTAAGATGAGACCAGCCCTGTCATGACTGCAGTTATTGACACCTGATGACTCATAAGACCAATGTAAAAGACATCCACACTTATTTTCTAAGTGTTAAGTGTTATTTTATAGGTGTtagctaaaatgtattttatattttcatatatttgcCTTTGAAGCAGGGTCTTGTGTAGAACAGTGGTATGGGATTAAGATCTTTGCTTTTTGTATGTATAGCTGAGAAAAAGTATCAAAGGCAGAGAATTTGCAAACTCAGTTTGGGCTCTTGAGTTTTGCCCTTTGTCACAGTCTTTCAAAAAAACATACCAACATACCAttgggggcgacagtggctcaggaggtagagcagtcgactggggattggaaggtccctggtttgaatctggctcatcctggcagagtgtcgaagtgtctttgagcaagacactgtacccccaacagctcccagtggccagttggtaagcctgtatagcagcctctgccactggtaggtagatgtgaggcatataactgtaaagtgctttgagtactcaaatgagtagaaaagcgctatataaatgcagtccatttaccaaAGAAAgcacaacaaatgcaaaatcGAGCTGCTGATGCCTCTGAGGGCACGATCCATGTCCGTTCTGCCTGCTTTGCCTGAATATTGCTCTTTGCTGTGTGGAAGGTCAAATTCTTCGACCACAATCTGTGCGTGATGACGTCGCACCTGGAGAGCTGCAAGGAGAGCTCGCAGGAGCGCCTCAACCAGCTGAGAAGGGTGTGGAAGAGGATGAGGGAGGCCGACGAAAGCCTCACTGTCATATTCGGCGGGGACACCAACCTGAGGGACTGGGAGGTCAGAGAATAAAAGCCTGACTTTTTTCACTTCCTGGGTCACACTTCAGTGAAAAGTCACACTGGCAGTGAAAAGGGTCCAGCTACAATAACTACTTCTTTATCATGAAACAAAATCATATCAATTTCCCCTAAAATTTAACTAAGCTCCTTTGGTCACAGACAATGTACCTATTGTTTGAAATAACTAACTTTTAGTCATTGGGTACAGGTGGTTATTTGGGATGAAATGTCTTAGGCTTGTGATGTAAATAAAGGACCATTGTTgcaatatttgaaaatacagcTCATTTGCTGTTAACATAAATTGTTGATATATATAGTTTGTATATAATAACCTCATTTCTTAATTATATCTACAGTACAAGGATTCAACCAAATCAAGAAAgaaattttcagttttcctgAAAATCTGAATCAAGTTGTcttgattgtttgattgtttcCTCTTTATGTGCGCggttgtctgtgtgcatgtctgtgtgtgttgtgtgcatgttttatcatacctgtgtgtttttgtgcgtgtgtgtttgtgcatgcacgcatgtacgtgtgtgcgtgtgtgtgcttgtgtgtatctCCATGGACAGGTGAAAAAGCTGGGAGGTCTGCCTGAGGGCATCTCTGATGTCTGGGAGCTTCTGGGCCAGCCGGAGGACTGCAGGTACACCTGGGacaccaccaccaacaacaacaaggACCTGCCGTTCCCTGCGCGGCTGCGGTTCGACCGCGTTTTCATCCGGGCTGCCAAGGAGGGAGCGCAGGTGGTCCCCGAGACCATGGTGCTGGTGGGGCAGGAGCGGCTGAGCTGCGGGAGATTCACCAGCGATCACTGGGCAATCCTCTGCACCTTCTCCATCACGGAGGGACACGACGGGCCTCCCCAAAACAGCTCTTAACAGatagaaatttttaaaaaaacacctggTAGATTTTTCTCTATGTAATGGCCTGCAATGGCACAGTTAGAGGACACACCACTACTATAATCCTAAATTTCAGATACAGTATTTTAAGCAAAGCTTCAGTTTGAGATGCAGTGGCTCTCATTCTTTGTCTCAActtattgttgtattgttgtgcatgtttatttaattgaCAGGTTTGCTCAGTCTGACAATACACTATATTTTGTCATATACTTAAGGTTGATATTGATTTAAATCAAACTATGTTTCACTAAGAGATACTATAACAGATTCAATAAATTCACCAATcttggtgcaaaatggctgtaCATTTTGTTCCATCTATAACATACAGACATAAGttattctgttttgtctgtccTGGGAGCCCTCCAGCCCCCATAGTCCTCAGACCAGATGAGATGGCATCATACTGCCCCTAGTGGTCAGGATGAGTTAGCGAAGCGTATATAGAATGAGGTGCATTTTTGCACTCCAGGGCTGcacgtttttgtttttgtatgttgcatctgcacctcagggccaaaattttttgtttttgtgttttgcactgCAGAGCCACCGTATAAAACACTATTTTGGTTGAACTTCACAGGTGAGTACAATGGCAGAAATGCAATAACACTGCTGCATTTAGCAACAGCAGTTACCTGGGCTTCCCTCTGAGGATGTTGTACATCgcacattattttattttatgtgaacaATAGCCTACATCAACTGATTCGCAGGTAGAAGGCATACTCTCCCCACTCCTTATCTCAAGTACAGTGAAACACTTTGAAAAAGCAGAAGCATTGTCCTCGAAAATAAAACGCAATAAGGAAAGTGTGAATGCATATAGCATGGAATAAACATAGCAGCATTGGCAATAGGTAGGCTATTACTCCTTTAGGAATGAGCAACACACATGCTGCCCCTTCCGATTTAAGGCGTACAGTTTCTAACTGGCGTATTTTGCCATTCAATTTcatccactagagggagctcTGAGCACACCCTAGTGTTGGCTCCAACGCTAGTTGCAGTCAATGAGCATAAGAGCAAACGATGACCTCTAAAAAGCGTGCACGTCCGTCGATAGATAAAGATAGCACTGTGCATAATTTCTGACAACAGTGAGACCGTAGCTTTTGTGGTGATTTGCTCACATACTTACTTTTAGACAAAAAATCGCGTCTGAGAAATGTCTCTCTTGCGCCTCTCTGCCCCAGGAGTCAGGTGCTCAGGTGCCGCATCTTTGTGACAGACCCTGACAAGACGTATTTTCTTCAGGAAACCTGCACGGACACTCTGAAAGACAGGCTTAACCccttttacattgttttaaatggctGGAATACCCAGTTTCTGCCTATTTCTGTAGTTGTACACTCCAGCTTAACTGCGGTAGACAGCGAGATTGAGAGGGTGTCCCAGATGTTATTTAATGTGAATTATTCCATTAAGGTTGCTCCTGCTTTCACTGTTCTGTCTCTGGAATTCTCGCGGGGGGGTTTAAAACAAACCGACAAGGTGATGGAAACGCGTCCGAGAGCATGGCGGGCCTTCCTTACCGACATCAAAAGATGCCTCGTACCAGAAATGGGTTTTCGCATGGCTGCGCGTCGACGCATCAAAGCTAACGTTGACTGAAAGGCCAACTTAACTCTGGCCTTGTTCTTTCCTAGCACAAGACAGCGAATCTGCCTATGCAGCCGTAAATGACGTTTGTTTATGTTTCAGATCACATAGTCCACACAGCCCTTTATGTTTTCTCTTatggttctttttttcttcacgGAGAGGATGGTTTAGTTATCTCCGCAAGGAACAGTGAGCAATCTTGTCTAAATAGATGGATGCGAATACCTTCTCCTGGGAAGAATCCGAGCCTTGCCCGGCATTTTTATCTGGAAAATTGATTTAGGGCTCATGTTCCCAactgtttaatttaaacaaaatgaaaatatgacagtACAGGCAGCTGGAAATTAGGAGAAATGGCGTGCTGTCGACAAGAATAATTATTTGTCATTGGCATGTCTTCAAATTTGGGTTAGAGCAAGTGTATGCAATGCAAACGTGTACCCCTCTATTACGGTCTAAGATGAGACCTGTCAGCAATTCACTAATGCAAACGCTGGTGGAGGTGTTACGGAAGATGTTTTCAGATGCTCTGAGATGTCATTTCTTTCACGTCGCGATTAGGCACAAGCTGACTTGTGACGCAACCTTGCAAGCAAATGTCATTAAAGCTAATGATGACAACGGTGTCGCCGTATTCATTTTTCAAGGTTAAACGTGTGCACCattgaaaaaaagcaacacacaatAGACGTTTGATAATCAGTGAATAAAATGGTCATGACACTGCGATACATCATACTATATCATACATTATTAAACAATTAAGATGATCAGCGTTCAGTCTCATCCATTTGGCGGCTTTTCAAAGATAACAGTGAACCTAATTAAAATATCGATCAATTACCACACTCTAATTTTAATGGAATATGTTACAattcaaacactgaaaatggagcTAGAGCTTGACGTGATGAGAGGATATCTTTCACCTGGTGTTGAGCTGAGTGCATTAAGCTTTGTGGTACTGCTATCAACACAATCAAGTTAAACAAGCCATAGCTTCTCAGTTAAGGGAAATATATGGAAGCAGTAGAAGTACTTACAAGTACTGTCTTGGTTTGGGCttggtttgcatttttgtgccAGGTGGGCTACAAAATTGTCAGAGCACACTTCAGCATCCAAAGGATCTATTCAGCctaaccacaatgcactgcgTCCTTAGCTTTGCATTCAGAATACATTACTTTTCTCATTATTTACATAGCATTATGAAACTCGATCActggaataaatgaaaaatgtgcgcttcttgagaaaaaaaattccttgaggaaaaaaattccCATTTAAGCACAAAACGCATTGCGGTATGACTGAATAGAGGCCAAAGCCAAAGCAAATGGCTGTCCTTTCTACTCAAGCCTTATTTTCTCCACCTTGGCCGCCTCCTTATCTGCATAATCGATCCTCCGCCAAACAGTAAATGCGGTTCCGAAATGTTCACGTCAAACTCGGTTTATTTATAAAAGCTCCTGCATCAGCAGCTCTGGATTATTGGCTCTCACTGTGGCACAACCTCTAGAAGGTGAGGGGTAGCCAAGTCAGGGTGGATATTTCAGAAGGgtgtttctctgtgcctgtgtaagCGTTTCTTCACTTTGGCCCCGCTTGTCCCAGAAAGCTTAGCTGTTGGAAATTAGGGAAATGAGGCAAGGGAGAGGTTGCGCTCTCTGTCCTGGGACGGTGGActggcagcacacagcactgccacagatattctacatcacgaccagatattcagctcctttctttcttccatCCTCCAGTCTAATAAGAGGGTAACAAGAGGCTGTGGTGCTCTCTGCCTTGCTATGCTAGCTGTGGATGCTCTGTTTTAGGCTCTTTTAGctccttcaagaatgttcataaggATCCAACAAATCAAAAAATGTGCAGCTTAAACAAAGGCAGAGACAAAGAATTCAGTATGAAGCACACCAGCTGACTGTCTGGTCAATATATGGACAATTGGTGTTAGTACATTAGGTGAACAGAGCTCTGATATATGTGGAGTGGGATGTGTATCAACTGCAAATGTTGTCCCCAGGGCTTTGACAGTGATAACACAATCAAAAGACTCTCTGGAGCTATTCAGAGCATGCTTCACAGAATCCAGTATGTGAGACCCTTGCCTGCTCTCAGTTCTTGAAGTGATGGCACTTTTGACTCTCTGGTAATGTCACTATCATAGGCCACCATTTCTTACCACTCCGTACGGGCGCTTTCAGTAAACCTGTCTCTGAGACAGAATTGTATGACAAAAGACAGCTCTTCCTGTACATCATGCAAGACCATTGGGAGGAGCTGATAAGAGAGTAGCAATCTAGTAATCCGTTATCATTACCTTTGCCTACCTGATAgcattatccagagcaacttagcATATTCAAAGCTCACATGGTATCGAGCTATACAGCAGGTTCTTTACTGAAGCAAATAGGTAGTTTGCTAAATGGTATGGCAGCActggaatcaaaccagtaacttTCAGGTACAAGACCTAGACCTGACTGGACTGCACTATAAGTATTCATTACTTTCAGTTACAACTTGAATAGCCATTGGGACATAAGCTATATCTGACATCCTGCTGCAAAGCTGACACAACAAAGAGCTTTTCTCGCTATAGCACATTCAAAAGCTTACATGATTGTGTTAAACCGATATAAAGTTGTTTAGTATTCCACCGGTGATGTGCCTCCGGTATAGGGGTCATCTCAGACTCCCTGGGCCCCCTCTGGTCATGCTGATGGGGTGACAGTCATCTCTCTCATTTGCCAGAAGGGAGCAGTGATAACATCTCCCTCACTGAATGGAGAAACCCTTTGAGCTTGGCCAATAGAGAGGGACAGGAACATGAAGTCTCCTATTGAGGGACTTGGCTAGGAGCTACAATTAGAAGACTCCCTGTTCTCTGTGGTCTTGATTTAGCTCTGTGTTCCTGCCAtgttctccctccttcctccctcccacagTCTTCTTTTTGAGGATGTGCTAAGGGTGCATGTTGTCTGTGCAGCAGCCAATTCACAACTGCAGAATTAGGCAGCCATGCATGCTCGGTGCAAGGGGCCCATCGGCCCTTGAACCAAGTCATCATATGGACTCCACAGAGAAGCGTGAGTACTTGGTTATTTTATACAACACACTTAAAAGCAGGTACATCTCAGAGCCTAGAGGATAAAACTCCTTTTTTCAAGAATGTCAGCAGATACATGGCAGAGAGCTTAACCCTCCACAAAGCTCTATCCCACCGTTCAGCAGCTGATCCACATCAGAAGTTGTTTGGACTTTGTCTGGTTACAaaaatgatgtgtttgtgttgtggttCCATCAAAAccatgtgtgtgttggctgtttGATTTGCAATGACTGACAGCATTACAGAAGTGCAGAGCACAAATGCTGGACAGACTGCTCAGAGAGGCTGAGGCTGAGATGGACTGACCGCCTGTGTGGGGTCTGCTGTAGAACCATCCACAGACCTCATAGAAATGAAAGATGAATCTCTCAGGGCTTTAAACCTTGACAGACATACATTACTTGATGCTGAGGAAAAGGGTATCCATCTTCAAGGAGCCCTGCTTTATGTGCTTTCATGTCATTTGTCTTAAACATGTCCCCCTTCACGCACCCTTTGGTCGATGATCTGAGGGTAATCATGTAAAATATGTCCATCTGCAGGTTATGGGTGTCACACGAATGTCAGGCTGGCTTTTGGCCTCGGTGGGTTtcctgctgggggaggggctgttcGAAATCTCCCCCCGACCGATAAGACACCCGCCACTCGGGTTCCTCACTGCTTAATCCTGTGCCGGATGGGAGCCCTGATGCTTCGTCGAGGTCGACGAGGAGCCGAAGAGGAGGCAAGGCCAAGCACGGCGGTTGTCATCGCAGACAGGGAACGTGCTGTGCACCCCATGCCTTGCCCGCCATCCCGTTGGCATGGCGATTAACTGATGGCACGGCACTGCCCAGCCCACCTGGGCGAACGCAGATTAACACAGCAGATAATTACCCCTGCTGTCGAAAGCTGGTTTTATCCTCCTGTGGACATATTTGGGATTTGATAAGACAGAGCTGCCAATACGGATGAGTGTGAGGTACCAagataacatggaaaaaaaatgggtgAGGGCAGactgagagatggagagcattaagaaagagaggaaaagttAAAATTGCCAGAATGAGTGAAATTGGAAAGTGCTGGAGGAAAGACTCAGGGATGAGCACTTCTCAAGGTTATCTACCAGGGTGAAAAAGGACCCAAGCAACATGTCCAAAATTTCAGGGTTCAGCCATGCATGTCCTCTGGtaaaagtattttctttttcaccatGAGTGGCAGGCATAGATTGTTCGTAGTGAAACCCTGGGGGGAAGGAGATGGGCCATGCTGTGATTCTGCCTCTCACAGCAGACACGGGAAGCAATTAGCCGGGACCTTTTCACAGGCGGAGTGGCTGCACCGAAGCTGCCGGATCTTCTTTCCCAGGCCGCAATCAATCACAGAGAAGCTTTTTGTCAAAGTCAGAATGGGGAAACGGCTTTAGAGCCATGAAAATTGAAGGCGCCtctgatattatttttttaaatgtatttttagcatTTGGTTAAGATACAAATCACACTTTCTGAGAGAAAACATTCATCTTTGACCTTTTTA harbors:
- the LOC118784710 gene encoding tyrosyl-DNA phosphodiesterase 2, which gives rise to MEQAPQEQPLKEEAPQEQLSKQQPHQEQPPKEQPRQDQSDQAQSFQGDVKDKGRLTVLTWNIDGLDPEDILERLKELISTLQKYCPDVILLQELIPPIVPTLLKCLKTYDFLRGKESGYFTGIMLRKSRVQLLQKDIVNYPTTEMGRNLLMAQVKFFDHNLCVMTSHLESCKESSQERLNQLRRVWKRMREADESLTVIFGGDTNLRDWEVKKLGGLPEGISDVWELLGQPEDCRYTWDTTTNNNKDLPFPARLRFDRVFIRAAKEGAQVVPETMVLVGQERLSCGRFTSDHWAILCTFSITEGHDGPPQNSS